A part of Escherichia marmotae genomic DNA contains:
- a CDS encoding phosphopentomutase gives MARFVVLVIDSFGVGAMKDVARVRPQDAGANTCGHILSQLPHLQLPTLEKLGLINALGYAPGDMQPSDCAVWGVAELQHEGGDTFMGHQEILGTRPLPPLRMPFRDVIDRVERALMAAGWQVERRGDALQFLWVNQAVAVGDNLEADLGQVYNVTANLSAIPFDEVVKIGRVVREQVQVGRVITFGGLLQDSQRILDAAESKEGRFIGINAPRSGAYDSGFQVVHMGYGVDEKVQVPQQLHQVGVPTVLVGKVADIVSNPHGMSWQNLVDSQRIMDITLDEFNAHPTAFICTNIQETDLAGHAEDVARYAERLQVVDRNLARLVEAMQPDDCLIVMADHGNDPTIGHSHHTREVVPVLVYQRGLAATRLGVYPTLSDVGATVCEFFRASPPQNGSSFLSSLRFQGDSL, from the coding sequence ATGGCGCGATTTGTGGTGTTAGTGATCGATAGTTTTGGCGTAGGCGCAATGAAAGATGTTGCGCGGGTACGCCCACAGGATGCCGGGGCGAATACCTGTGGTCACATTCTTAGCCAGTTGCCGCATTTACAGTTGCCGACTCTTGAGAAGCTGGGGCTAATCAATGCATTGGGTTATGCGCCGGGTGATATGCAGCCATCGGATTGCGCAGTCTGGGGCGTAGCAGAACTGCAACATGAAGGTGGCGATACCTTTATGGGGCATCAGGAAATTTTAGGTACGCGCCCCTTGCCGCCGCTGCGGATGCCCTTTCGCGACGTTATTGATCGTGTTGAACGAGCCTTAATGGCTGCGGGCTGGCAGGTCGAACGCCGTGGCGATGCGTTGCAATTTCTGTGGGTAAACCAGGCCGTGGCAGTTGGCGACAATCTCGAAGCGGATTTAGGCCAGGTCTATAACGTTACCGCCAATCTCTCTGCGATACCGTTCGATGAAGTTGTCAAGATTGGTCGTGTGGTGCGTGAGCAGGTACAGGTTGGCAGGGTTATTACTTTTGGCGGCCTGTTGCAGGACAGCCAGCGCATTCTTGATGCCGCAGAAAGCAAGGAAGGGCGTTTTATTGGCATAAATGCACCGCGTTCCGGCGCTTATGACAGCGGTTTCCAGGTTGTACATATGGGCTACGGTGTCGATGAAAAAGTGCAGGTGCCGCAACAACTGCATCAGGTAGGCGTACCTACGGTGCTGGTGGGTAAGGTGGCGGATATCGTCAGCAATCCTCATGGAATGAGCTGGCAAAATTTGGTGGATAGCCAACGGATTATGGATATCACTCTCGACGAATTTAACGCCCATCCGACAGCCTTTATTTGCACCAATATTCAGGAAACCGACCTCGCCGGCCACGCAGAAGACGTCGCACGTTATGCCGAACGTTTGCAGGTCGTTGACCGTAATCTTGCCCGGCTTGTTGAGGCGATGCAGCCGGATGATTGCCTGATCGTCATGGCTGATCACGGTAACGACCCGACTATCGGCCACAGCCACCATACCCGCGAAGTAGTGCCTGTGCTGGTTTATCAGCGTGGATTGGCTGCCACTCGTCTGGGTGTGTATCCCACGCTCTCTGATGTTGGAGCCACGGTATGTGAATTTTTCCGTGCTTCGCCGCCACAAAACGGCAGCTCTTTTTTATCTTCCCTTCGCTTTCAGGGTGACTCTTTATGA
- a CDS encoding YhfX family PLP-dependent enzyme: MFVEALKRQNPALISAALSLWQQGKIAPDCWVIDVDQVLENGKRLIETARLYGIELYLMTKQFGRNPWLAEKLLALGYSGIVAVDYKEARVMRRAGLPVAHQGHLVQIPCHQVSDTVEQGTGVITVFTLDKAREISAAAVKAGCVQSVLLKVYSDDDFLYPGQESGFTQNTLHDIVAEIQKLPGLHLAGLTHFPCLLWDETSGKVLPTPNLHTLVQARDQLAKSGTALEQLNAPSATSCTSLPVLAQYGVTHAEPGHALTGTIPANQQGDQPERIAMLWLSEISHHFRGDSYCYGGGYYRRGHAHHALIFTPENQSITETLLKTVDDNSIDYYLPLAGEFPVSSAVVLCFRTQIFVTRSDVVLVSGIQRGAAEIVGRYDSLGNLLEA; encoded by the coding sequence ATGTTTGTAGAAGCATTGAAACGCCAGAACCCGGCGCTGATTTCTGCCGCATTAAGCCTGTGGCAGCAGGGCAAGATCGCCCCGGACTGTTGGGTGATCGACGTGGATCAGGTACTGGAAAACGGTAAGCGGCTCATTGAGACAGCACGGCTTTACGGTATTGAACTGTATCTGATGACTAAGCAGTTCGGTCGTAACCCGTGGCTGGCGGAAAAGCTGCTGGCGCTGGGCTACAGCGGCATTGTGGCGGTGGACTACAAAGAGGCACGAGTGATGCGTCGCGCCGGTTTGCCGGTGGCGCATCAGGGGCATCTGGTACAAATCCCTTGTCACCAGGTATCTGACACCGTTGAACAGGGAACCGGTGTTATCACTGTGTTTACCCTCGATAAAGCACGGGAAATTTCTGCGGCAGCGGTGAAGGCTGGATGCGTACAGTCTGTGCTGCTCAAAGTTTATAGCGACGATGATTTCCTTTATCCAGGGCAGGAGAGCGGTTTTACCCAAAATACGCTGCATGACATTGTCGCTGAAATCCAAAAACTACCAGGACTACATTTAGCGGGACTTACCCATTTCCCTTGCCTGCTTTGGGATGAAACAAGCGGGAAAGTTTTACCCACGCCGAATCTTCACACGCTGGTACAGGCGCGGGATCAACTGGCTAAATCTGGCACTGCCCTTGAGCAACTAAACGCGCCTTCAGCGACCAGTTGCACTTCGTTGCCGGTGTTAGCGCAATATGGTGTTACCCATGCCGAACCTGGTCATGCGCTGACCGGCACTATTCCGGCAAACCAGCAGGGCGATCAACCCGAACGTATCGCCATGCTTTGGTTAAGTGAAATTTCCCACCACTTCCGTGGCGACAGTTATTGCTATGGCGGTGGTTACTATCGCCGTGGTCATGCACATCACGCTCTTATTTTTACTCCAGAAAATCAAAGCATCACAGAAACACTTCTCAAAACAGTGGATGACAATAGTATCGACTATTACCTGCCGTTGGCTGGTGAGTTTCCGGTAAGTAGCGCGGTGGTGCTCTGTTTTCGTACGCAGATTTTTGTCACCCGTAGCGATGTGGTGTTGGTGTCCGGTATTCAGCGCGGCGCGGCGGAAATTGTTGGTCGCTATGACAGCCTCGGCAACCTTCTGGAGGCGTAA
- the yhfZ gene encoding GntR family transcriptional regulator YhfZ, translating to MRRTFIKKEGVVITTLARYLLGEKCGNRLKTIDELATECRSSVGLTQAALKTLESSGAIRIERRGRNGSFLAEMDNKALLSHVDINNVVCAMPLPYTRLYEGLASGLKAQFDGIPFYYAHMRGADIRVECLLNGVYDMAVVSRLAAESYLTQKGLCLALELGPHTYVGEHQLICRKGESGNVQRVGLDSRSADQKIMTDVFFGDRSVERVDLSYHESLQRIVKGDVDAVIWNVVAESELAMLGLEATPLTDDPRFLQATEAVILTRADDYPMQQLLRAVVDKHALLAHQQRVVSGEQEPSY from the coding sequence ATGCGCCGAACGTTTATCAAAAAAGAAGGTGTCGTCATCACGACGCTGGCCCGTTATTTGTTGGGTGAAAAATGCGGTAATCGCCTGAAAACGATTGATGAGCTGGCAACTGAATGCCGCTCGTCCGTTGGCCTGACGCAGGCCGCGCTAAAAACGCTGGAATCAAGCGGCGCGATACGCATTGAACGTCGCGGGCGTAATGGCAGTTTCCTGGCGGAGATGGATAACAAAGCGCTGTTGAGCCATGTCGATATCAACAATGTAGTCTGTGCGATGCCTCTGCCTTATACCCGTCTGTACGAAGGGTTGGCTAGCGGGTTAAAAGCCCAGTTTGATGGCATTCCTTTTTACTATGCGCATATGCGCGGCGCGGATATTCGCGTGGAGTGTTTGCTTAACGGTGTGTATGACATGGCAGTGGTTTCCCGGCTGGCGGCAGAAAGTTATCTCACACAAAAAGGTTTATGCCTCGCACTGGAGTTGGGGCCGCACACCTACGTTGGTGAGCACCAGTTGATTTGTCGCAAAGGTGAATCCGGTAATGTGCAGCGTGTTGGGCTGGATAGTCGCTCGGCGGATCAGAAAATCATGACCGATGTCTTTTTTGGTGATCGCAGTGTGGAGCGCGTCGATCTCTCCTATCACGAGAGTTTGCAGCGCATTGTCAAAGGTGATGTCGATGCGGTGATCTGGAATGTGGTGGCAGAAAGCGAACTGGCCATGCTTGGATTAGAAGCGACGCCGCTCACAGACGATCCGCGATTTTTGCAGGCCACCGAAGCCGTGATCCTGACGCGAGCTGATGATTACCCAATGCAACAATTACTGCGTGCGGTTGTTGATAAACACGCCCTGCTTGCCCATCAACAGCGGGTGGTCAGCGGGGAACAGGAACCCAGTTATTAA
- the trpS gene encoding tryptophan--tRNA ligase, which translates to MTKPIVFSGAQPSGELTIGNYMGALRQWVNMQDDYHCIYCIVDQHAITVRQDAQKLRKATLDTLALYLACGIDPEKSTIFVQSHVPEHAQLGWALNCYTYFGELSRMTQFKDKSARYAENINAGLFDYPVLMAADILLYQTNLVPVGEDQKQHLELSRDIAQRFNALYGDIFKVPEPYIPKSGARVMSLLEPTKKMSKSDDNRNNVIGLLEDPKSVVKKIKRAVTDSDEPPVVRYDVQNKAGVSNLLDILSAVTGQSIPELEKQFEGKMYGHLKGEVAEAVSGMLTELQERYHRFRNDEAFLQQVMKDGAEKASAHASRTLKAVYEAIGFVAKP; encoded by the coding sequence ATGACTAAGCCCATCGTTTTTAGTGGCGCACAGCCTTCAGGTGAATTGACCATTGGTAACTACATGGGTGCTCTGCGTCAGTGGGTAAACATGCAGGATGACTACCATTGCATTTACTGTATCGTTGACCAACACGCTATTACCGTGCGCCAGGATGCACAGAAGCTGCGTAAAGCGACGCTGGATACGTTGGCACTGTATCTGGCTTGTGGCATCGATCCTGAGAAAAGCACCATCTTTGTTCAGTCCCACGTACCGGAACACGCACAGTTAGGTTGGGCGCTGAACTGCTATACCTATTTCGGTGAGCTGAGCCGCATGACTCAGTTCAAAGATAAATCTGCACGTTACGCTGAGAATATCAACGCTGGTCTGTTTGACTATCCGGTGCTGATGGCAGCAGATATCCTGCTGTATCAAACCAACCTGGTGCCGGTCGGTGAGGATCAGAAACAGCACCTGGAACTGAGCCGTGATATCGCCCAGCGTTTCAACGCGCTGTATGGCGATATCTTTAAAGTGCCAGAGCCGTATATTCCGAAATCTGGCGCGCGCGTAATGTCTTTGCTGGAGCCGACCAAAAAGATGTCCAAGTCTGACGATAACCGCAATAACGTTATCGGCCTGCTGGAAGATCCGAAATCGGTAGTGAAGAAAATCAAGCGTGCGGTCACTGATTCCGACGAGCCGCCAGTAGTTCGCTACGACGTGCAGAACAAAGCGGGGGTTTCTAACCTGCTGGATATCCTTTCTGCAGTGACTGGCCAGAGCATCCCGGAGCTGGAAAAACAGTTCGAAGGCAAAATGTATGGTCATCTGAAAGGCGAAGTGGCAGAAGCGGTTTCCGGAATGTTGACTGAATTGCAGGAGCGTTATCACCGTTTCCGCAATGACGAAGCCTTCCTGCAACAGGTGATGAAAGACGGCGCAGAAAAAGCCAGCGCACACGCTTCCCGCACGCTGAAAGCGGTTTACGAAGCAATTGGTTTTGTAGCGAAGCCGTAA
- the gph gene encoding phosphoglycolate phosphatase: MNKFEDIRGVAFDLDGTLVDSAPGLAAAVDMALYALELPVAGEERVITWIGNGADVLMERALTWARQERATLRKTMGKPPVDDDIPLQEQVRIMRKLFDRYYGEVAEEGTFLFPHVADTLGALQAKGLPLGLVTNKPTPFVAPLLEALDIAKYFSVVIGGDDVQNKKPHPDPLLLVAERMGIAPQQMLFVGDSRNDIQAAKAAGCPSVGLTYGYNYGEAIELSQPDVIYQSLNDLLPALGLPQSENQESKND, from the coding sequence ATGAATAAGTTTGAAGATATTCGGGGCGTTGCCTTCGATCTCGATGGCACGCTGGTTGACAGTGCTCCCGGTCTTGCTGCCGCGGTAGATATGGCGCTGTACGCGCTGGAGTTACCTGTCGCAGGCGAAGAAAGAGTTATTACCTGGATTGGTAACGGCGCAGATGTTCTGATGGAACGAGCACTGACTTGGGCGCGTCAGGAACGTGCGACCCTGCGTAAAACGATGGGTAAGCCGCCTGTTGATGACGACATCCCATTGCAAGAACAGGTGCGTATTATGCGTAAGCTGTTTGACCGCTACTATGGCGAGGTTGCTGAAGAAGGGACGTTTTTGTTTCCACACGTTGCCGATACGCTCGGTGCGTTGCAGGCCAAAGGCTTGCCGTTAGGTCTGGTCACGAACAAACCGACGCCGTTTGTTGCGCCATTGCTTGAAGCTTTAGATATCGCCAAATACTTTAGCGTGGTCATCGGTGGCGATGACGTACAAAACAAAAAGCCGCATCCGGATCCGCTGTTACTGGTGGCTGAACGTATGGGCATTGCTCCACAACAAATGCTGTTTGTTGGTGACTCTCGTAATGATATTCAGGCGGCAAAAGCGGCCGGTTGTCCTTCTGTTGGCTTAACCTATGGATATAACTACGGCGAGGCTATCGAACTTAGCCAGCCTGATGTAATTTATCAGTCTCTCAATGACCTTCTGCCCGCATTAGGGCTTCCGCAAAGCGAAAATCAGGAATCGAAAAATGACTAA
- the rpe gene encoding ribulose-phosphate 3-epimerase, protein MKQYLIAPSILSADFARLGEDTAKALAAGADVVHFDVMDNHYVPNLTIGPMVLKSLRNYGITAPIDVHLMVKPVDRIVPDFAAAGASIITFHPEASEHVDRTLQLIKENGCKAGLVFNPATPLSYLDYVMDKLDVILLMSVNPGFGGQSFIPQTLDKLREVRRRIDESGFDIRLEVDGGVKVNNIGEIAAAGADMFVAGSAIFDQPDYKKVIDEMRSELAKVSHE, encoded by the coding sequence ATGAAACAGTATTTGATTGCCCCCTCAATTCTGTCGGCTGATTTTGCCCGCCTGGGTGAAGATACCGCAAAAGCCCTGGCAGCCGGCGCTGATGTCGTGCATTTTGATGTCATGGATAACCACTACGTTCCCAACCTGACGATTGGACCTATGGTGCTGAAATCCTTGCGTAACTACGGCATTACCGCCCCTATTGATGTACATTTGATGGTGAAACCGGTTGATCGCATTGTGCCGGATTTCGCTGCCGCAGGTGCCAGCATCATTACCTTTCATCCTGAAGCCTCAGAGCACGTTGATCGCACGCTGCAACTGATTAAAGAAAATGGCTGTAAAGCGGGTCTGGTGTTCAACCCGGCCACGCCGTTGAGTTATCTGGACTATGTGATGGATAAGCTGGATGTGATCCTGCTGATGTCAGTTAACCCCGGTTTTGGCGGTCAGTCTTTCATTCCGCAAACGTTAGATAAACTACGCGAAGTGCGTCGCCGCATCGACGAGTCTGGTTTCGATATCCGCCTGGAAGTGGATGGCGGAGTGAAGGTTAATAACATTGGCGAAATCGCTGCGGCGGGTGCGGATATGTTCGTCGCTGGTTCGGCCATTTTCGACCAGCCAGACTACAAAAAAGTCATTGATGAAATGCGCAGTGAACTGGCAAAGGTAAGTCATGAATAA
- the dam gene encoding adenine-specific DNA-methyltransferase: MKKNRAFLKWAGGKYPLLDDIKRHLPKGECLVEPFVGAGSVFLNTDFSRYVLADINSDLISLYNIVKTRTDEYVQAAHELFVPETNCAEVYYQFREEFNKSQDPFRRAVLFLYLNRYGYNGLCRYNLRGEFNVPFGRYKKPYFPEAELYHFAEKAQNAFFYCESYADSMARADDASVVYCDPPYAPLSATANFTAYHTNSFTLEQQAHLAEIAEGLVDRQIPVLISNHDTALTREWYQRAKLHVVKVRRSISSNGGTRKKVDELLALYKPGVVSPAKK; the protein is encoded by the coding sequence ATGAAGAAAAATCGCGCTTTTTTGAAGTGGGCAGGGGGCAAATATCCCCTGCTTGATGATATTAAACGACATTTGCCTAAGGGCGAATGTTTGGTTGAGCCTTTTGTGGGTGCCGGGTCGGTGTTTCTCAACACCGACTTTTCTCGTTATGTCCTTGCTGATATCAATAGCGACCTGATCAGTCTCTACAACATTGTGAAGACGCGTACCGATGAGTACGTACAGGCTGCTCACGAGCTGTTTGTTCCTGAGACAAATTGCGCTGAGGTCTACTATCAGTTCCGCGAAGAGTTCAACAAAAGTCAGGATCCCTTCCGCCGGGCGGTACTGTTTTTATATCTGAATCGCTACGGGTACAACGGTCTGTGCCGTTACAATCTGCGCGGTGAATTTAATGTGCCATTCGGCCGTTACAAAAAACCCTATTTCCCGGAAGCAGAGTTGTATCACTTTGCCGAAAAAGCGCAGAATGCCTTTTTCTATTGTGAGTCTTACGCCGACAGCATGGCGCGCGCGGATGATGCATCCGTCGTTTATTGCGATCCGCCTTATGCACCACTTTCTGCAACCGCCAACTTTACGGCGTATCACACAAATAGTTTTACTCTTGAACAACAAGCGCATCTGGCGGAGATTGCTGAAGGTCTGGTTGATCGCCAGATCCCGGTATTGATTTCCAATCATGATACTGCGCTAACGCGCGAGTGGTATCAGCGCGCAAAATTGCATGTCGTCAAAGTTCGACGCAGTATAAGCAGCAACGGCGGCACACGTAAAAAGGTGGACGAACTGCTGGCTTTGTACAAACCAGGAGTCGTTTCACCCGCGAAAAAATAA
- the damX gene encoding cell division protein DamX produces MDEFKPEDELKSDPSDRRTGRSRQSSERSERTERGEPQINFDDIELDDTDDRRPTRAQKERNEEPEIEEEIDDSEDEAVDEERVERRPRKRKKAASKPASRQYMMMGVGILVLLLLIIGIGFALKAPSTSSSDQTASGEKSIDLSGNAVDQANGVQPAPGTTSAQNTQQDVSLPPISSTPTQGQSPAAMDGQQRVEVQGDLNNALTQPQNQQQLNNVAVNSTLPTEPATVAPVRNGNASRDTAKTQTAERPTTTRPARQQTVIEPKKPQATVKTEPKPVAQQPKHTEPAAPVVSTRAPAATSTPVATPAPKATASTEPAQTASPAQTTATPAAGAKITGNVGSLKSAPSSHYTLQLSSSSNYDNLNGWAKKENLKNYVVYETTRNGQPWYVLVSGVYASKEEAKKAVSTLPADVQAKNPWAKPLRQVQADLK; encoded by the coding sequence ATGGATGAATTCAAACCAGAAGACGAGCTGAAATCCGATCCCAGCGATCGTCGTACTGGTCGTTCTCGTCAATCTTCTGAGCGTTCAGAACGTACTGAACGTGGCGAACCGCAGATCAATTTTGATGATATTGAACTTGATGACACTGACGATCGCCGTCCGACTCGTGCGCAAAAAGAGCGCAATGAGGAACCGGAAATCGAAGAAGAAATTGATGATTCGGAAGATGAAGCTGTGGATGAAGAGCGCGTAGAGCGTCGTCCGCGTAAGCGTAAAAAAGCAGCCAGCAAACCGGCTTCTCGTCAGTATATGATGATGGGCGTCGGCATTCTGGTTCTGTTGTTGTTGATCATCGGTATCGGTTTTGCGCTAAAAGCCCCCTCGACCTCTTCCAGCGATCAAACTGCGTCTGGTGAGAAGAGTATTGATCTTTCTGGTAATGCGGTCGATCAGGCGAATGGTGTGCAGCCAGCGCCGGGAACCACGTCTGCGCAAAATACCCAGCAGGATGTTTCTCTGCCACCGATCTCTTCTACGCCGACCCAGGGGCAATCCCCGGCGGCAATGGATGGGCAGCAACGTGTTGAAGTGCAGGGCGATCTGAATAACGCGCTGACACAACCACAAAATCAGCAGCAGTTGAATAATGTGGCGGTCAACTCCACGCTGCCGACCGAACCTGCGACTGTAGCCCCAGTTCGCAATGGCAATGCATCGCGTGATACGGCGAAAACGCAAACTGCTGAACGTCCGACCACCACGCGTCCGGCACGTCAGCAGACGGTGATTGAACCGAAGAAACCGCAAGCAACTGTGAAAACGGAACCGAAGCCAGTAGCACAACAGCCGAAGCATACTGAACCGGCTGCGCCAGTGGTGAGCACCAGGGCACCTGCTGCGACTTCTACGCCAGTAGCAACGCCTGCGCCAAAAGCGACCGCCAGCACGGAGCCTGCACAAACGGCATCTCCGGCGCAAACCACGGCAACACCAGCCGCTGGGGCGAAGATCACAGGCAATGTCGGCTCGTTGAAATCGGCACCGTCCAGCCATTACACTCTGCAGCTAAGCAGTTCTTCTAACTACGACAACCTGAACGGTTGGGCGAAGAAAGAGAATCTGAAAAACTACGTTGTCTATGAAACGACGCGTAACGGTCAGCCGTGGTATGTCCTGGTTTCTGGCGTGTACGCTTCGAAAGAAGAAGCGAAAAAAGCGGTATCTACATTGCCAGCCGATGTTCAGGCCAAAAACCCGTGGGCGAAACCGCTGCGTCAGGTACAGGCCGATTTGAAGTAA
- the aroB gene encoding 3-dehydroquinate synthase, translated as MERIVVTLGERSYPITIASGLFNEPASFLPLKSGEQVMLVTNETLAPLYLDKVRGVLEQAGVNVDSVILPDGEQYKSLAVLDTVFTALLQKPHGRDTTLVALGGGVVGDLTGFAAASYQRGVRFIQVPTTLLSQVDSSVGGKTAVNHPLGKNMIGAFYQPASVVVDLDCLKTLPPRELASGLAEVIKYGIILDGEFFNWLEDNLDALLGLDGSAMAYCIRRCCELKAEVVAADERESGLRALLNLGHTFGHAIEAEMGYGNWLHGEAVAAGMVMAARTSERLGQFSSAETQRIITLLTRAGLPVNGPREMSAQAYLPHMLRDKKVLAGEMRLILPLAIGKSEVRGGVSHELVLNAIADCQSA; from the coding sequence ATGGAGAGGATAGTCGTTACTCTCGGGGAACGTAGTTACCCAATTACCATCGCATCTGGTTTGTTTAACGAACCAGCTTCATTCTTACCGCTGAAATCGGGCGAGCAGGTGATGTTGGTCACCAACGAAACCCTGGCTCCCTTGTATCTCGATAAGGTTCGCGGCGTACTTGAACAGGCGGGTGTTAACGTTGATAGCGTTATCCTTCCTGACGGCGAGCAGTATAAAAGCCTGGCAGTGCTCGACACTGTTTTTACGGCGTTGTTGCAAAAGCCGCACGGTCGCGATACGACGCTGGTAGCGCTTGGCGGCGGTGTAGTGGGCGATCTTACCGGTTTTGCAGCGGCGAGCTATCAGCGCGGTGTTCGCTTCATTCAAGTCCCGACGACACTGCTGTCGCAGGTGGACTCTTCCGTCGGCGGCAAAACCGCAGTCAACCATCCCCTCGGTAAAAATATGATTGGCGCTTTTTATCAGCCAGCATCCGTGGTGGTGGATCTCGACTGTCTGAAAACGCTTCCCCCGCGAGAGTTAGCTTCGGGGCTGGCGGAAGTCATCAAATACGGCATTATTCTTGACGGTGAGTTTTTCAACTGGCTGGAAGATAATCTGGATGCATTGCTCGGTCTGGATGGTTCGGCAATGGCGTACTGTATTCGTCGTTGTTGCGAGCTGAAAGCAGAAGTTGTTGCTGCCGACGAGCGCGAATCCGGCTTACGTGCTTTACTGAATCTGGGACATACCTTTGGTCATGCCATTGAAGCTGAAATGGGCTATGGCAATTGGTTACACGGCGAAGCGGTTGCTGCAGGTATGGTGATGGCGGCGCGGACGTCGGAACGTCTTGGGCAGTTCAGTTCTGCCGAAACGCAGCGTATTATTACTCTGCTCACGCGGGCTGGGTTACCGGTTAATGGGCCGCGCGAAATGTCCGCGCAGGCATATTTACCGCATATGCTGCGTGACAAGAAAGTCCTTGCGGGAGAAATGCGCTTAATTCTTCCGTTGGCAATTGGTAAGAGCGAAGTTCGCGGCGGCGTATCGCACGAGCTTGTTCTTAATGCTATTGCCGATTGTCAATCAGCGTAA
- the aroK gene encoding shikimate kinase AroK — MAEKRNIFLVGPMGAGKSTIGRQLAQQLNMEFYDSDQEIEKRTGADVGWVFDLEGEEGFREREEKVINELTEKQGIVLATGGGSVKSRETRNRLSARGVVVYLETTIEKQLARTQRDKKRPLLHVETPPREVLEALANERNPLYEEIADVTIRTDDQSAKVVANQIIHMLESN; from the coding sequence ATGGCAGAGAAACGCAATATCTTTCTGGTTGGGCCTATGGGTGCCGGAAAAAGCACTATTGGGCGCCAGTTAGCTCAACAACTCAATATGGAATTTTACGATTCCGATCAAGAGATTGAGAAACGAACCGGAGCTGATGTGGGCTGGGTTTTCGATTTAGAAGGCGAAGAAGGCTTCCGCGAACGCGAAGAAAAGGTCATCAATGAGTTGACCGAGAAGCAGGGTATTGTGCTGGCTACTGGCGGCGGCTCTGTGAAATCCCGCGAAACGCGTAACCGTCTTTCCGCACGTGGTGTTGTCGTTTATCTTGAAACGACCATCGAAAAGCAACTTGCGCGCACGCAGCGTGATAAAAAACGCCCGTTGCTGCACGTTGAAACGCCGCCGCGTGAAGTTCTGGAAGCGTTGGCTAATGAACGCAATCCGCTGTATGAAGAGATTGCCGACGTGACCATTCGTACTGATGATCAAAGCGCCAAAGTGGTCGCAAACCAGATTATTCACATGCTGGAAAGCAACTAA